One Actinosynnema pretiosum DNA segment encodes these proteins:
- a CDS encoding succinate dehydrogenase/fumarate reductase iron-sulfur subunit — MGYQGHFRVWRGDASGGAMEDFTVEVNEGEVVLDVIHRLQATQAADLAVRWNCKAGKCGSCSAEVNGRPRLLCMTRMSVFAEDETVTVTPMRAFPVIRDLVTDVSFNYAKAREVPAFRPPEDLEPGEYRMAQVDVERSQEFRKCIECFLCQDTCHVVRDHEENKEAFSGPRFLMRVAELEMHPLDTADRVEAARSEHGLGLCNITKCCTEVCPEHIAITDNALIPLKERVADRRYDPLVWLGNKLFRRS, encoded by the coding sequence GTGGGCTACCAGGGGCACTTCCGGGTGTGGCGCGGTGACGCCTCCGGCGGCGCGATGGAGGACTTCACCGTCGAGGTCAACGAGGGCGAGGTCGTGCTCGACGTCATCCACCGGTTGCAGGCCACCCAGGCCGCCGACCTCGCCGTGCGGTGGAACTGCAAGGCGGGCAAGTGCGGCTCGTGCTCGGCCGAGGTCAACGGCAGGCCGAGGTTGCTGTGCATGACCCGCATGTCGGTGTTCGCCGAGGACGAGACCGTCACCGTGACGCCGATGCGGGCGTTCCCGGTGATCAGGGACCTGGTCACGGACGTGTCGTTCAACTACGCCAAGGCGCGCGAGGTGCCCGCGTTCCGGCCGCCCGAGGACCTGGAGCCCGGCGAGTACCGGATGGCGCAGGTGGACGTCGAGCGCTCGCAGGAGTTCCGCAAGTGCATCGAGTGCTTCCTGTGCCAGGACACCTGCCACGTGGTGCGCGACCACGAGGAGAACAAGGAGGCGTTCTCCGGGCCGAGGTTCCTGATGCGGGTCGCCGAGCTGGAGATGCACCCGCTCGACACGGCCGACCGCGTCGAGGCGGCGCGCTCCGAGCACGGCCTCGGGCTGTGCAACATCACCAAGTGCTGCACCGAGGTGTGCCCGGAGCACATCGCCATCACCGACAACGCGCTCATCC